GGTGCAGCCCACCCCGGTAACATCCCCGGTGCCAGCAGGCGGCAGCACAGCCCGGGGAACCGGCACCCACCGGGGCCCAGGACCGCTCCCCGGGTCCCGACCCCTTCTCCAGCGCCCCACGGCTCCGGGtcattccttctccttctcccggTACCTCTGCCGCTCTTCCAAGGGAAACCGAGCCCGCGGGCCGGCCGGAGCCCGGTGGAACGGAACCGGCCCCAGCAAACCCGTCCGTGGGGACCCCCAGGACATCCCCCCGCTCCGTGGGGCACACGGTGGGCAGCCGGGATCCCCCGCCCCGTGCCCGCGGGGATGGTGGCACCTCATTGCTGTCACCGGCCCCGGTGGCGCTCCGGGACGGTGACGGTGCAGCTCCCGGACGACGGCATCGGCACGCCGGCCCCACCGGCGCACCCACATACCAGGCTCGGTTGCCGAGAGGTGGGGAAGCCGGGCTggcggcggggcccgggccGTTAATGGGATTAGGGCCGCCGGGTCAGCCCTCGGCACACAAAGCCCTCGGTGCAGCCGGTGGGAACGCATCGGGGCCGGCTCCGCTGCTCCCGCCCACCGGGGAGCCCCGGTGATCCGCACTGAGCCCCCGGTGCAGCTCCTGGAGTCCGGTGATCCACGCTGAGCCCCCggtgcagctcccagagccccgGTGAGCCCCAGTGTGGCTCCCCGGGATCATCTCCATGGTCCCCAACCCACTGTGAGGCACGGGTCACCTGCACTGGGGCACCCCCATGTCACCTCCACAGCCCCCAACCCACTGGGGAGCCCTGGTCACCCCCATTCTGGTCCCTGGTGCTGGTTCTGCCACCCCATTCTGGTCCCTGGTGGTGGCTCTGGTCACCCCATTCTGGGGTGCTGGCCCTAGTCACCCCATTCCAGGCCCTGGTGTTGGTTCTTGTCACCTCATTCTGGGCCCTGGTGCTGGCTCTGGTCACCCCATTCTGGTCCCTGGTGCTGGTTCTGGTCACCCCATTCCGGTCCCCAGTTCTGATTCTGGTCACCCCATTCTGGTCCCTGGTGGTGGCTCTGGTCACCCCATTCTGGGGTGCTGGCCCTAGTCATCCCATTCCAGGCCCTGGTGCTGGCTCTAGTCACCCCATTCTGGTCCCTGGTTCTGGTCACCCCATTCCAGGCCCTGGTGTTGGTTCTGGTCACCCCATTCTGGTCTCTGGTTCTGGTCCCTGGTTCTGGTTTTTGTCACCCCATTCTGGTCCCCAGTCCTGTCTCTGCAGCTCTCAGCCACCAGGGACCCCCCACCACAGCCCCCCCAATGACACAGACGTggccaacccccccccccccagccacCATCCAGAGGGGACACGGGCATGGCACGGCAGTGCTGGCCCCAAATGCCACTCAGCCCCCCTAAACCCACGCAGGGGGGGTGACAACAAGGAGAAGGGGGGGCCAAGCCCCACTCGCGCCCATCCCAGCGCTGGCACCGTCCCCACGCCCCAGCTGGGATTAGCACTAATGGGATTTACCATTTCATCCAATATTCCCCTAAAGATGAGCCTGGGAAGGGGGGGGAGCCCCCCTCACCCCCCCTcaccccctgccagccccaccccaccccccccccggTCCCCGTTAAGCTCTTTCTAATTaaagccagcccagggctgtccaTCACCGTCCCCTCGGCGGGACCCCCACGGAAGAAGAGCCGAGGGGCAGAGCTACATAAAACATGTTTAATATCCAAggggggggtcagggggggTCAGGGGAGGTCACCCACCGTCTCAGGCTcggggggggggctggggggctgaGAACACACGTCCCTGGACAGGGCAGAGCCGCAGCGACACGTCACACCAAGCACAGACCAGGGGTATAAATACggtgctggggaagggctggggggcacagaacgggtttgggggggggggacacTGTCCGTCCGTGAGGGGCAGGGACATACAATCACTATGCTGgcatgggggggggggggacaggATGGGGGCAGGTGGCCAGGGTGAGGTGGGGGGCACGGCCAAAAGGGACCACAGAggtcctggcagctctgtgtgtcACCGCCACCTCTGCGAGGGCCACGCTGCGGGAAGGAGACCTGCCTCGAAGTGACATGGGGGGGACGTGTGGAATGCCCAGGGGGGGcaaacagggctgggagggggtgCTGGGAGGGTGGGGGAGGTGtagaatcccaaatccccccctccccatggccctgctgcccccacATTTGGTCCAGAGGAAGGCGAGGGGTGCAGGAGGGACATGCATGGGGacggggtgtccctgtccccccaaggcagggcagtgctgaggtGGCTGCCCCcatcctcccccagcccccatcccaccctgccagggctctgcccctgcccccCTGGGCGTTATATAGAGCTCTAATTCCACGCACGCACACACGAGATCCGAGGGGAAccaggggaaccccaaaaaaaggcgaaaaaaccccacagcaacCGGTGCcagaagaaagcaaaacccaaccggggcggggagggggcggccgGGGGGGGCCCTGGCATGGCCCGGggggggggcacagaggggaccCCCCCCTCATTTCTTGTTCTTGAGCTGGTTGGCGAGCCAGTCGAGGCCCTCGTAGAGCCCGTCGCCGCTGGTGGCACAGGTGGCCTGGATGTACCAGTTACGGTGGCGCAGGGAGTGCAGCCCCAGCTTGTCCGTGATCTCCGCTGCGTTCATGGCGTTGGGCAGGTCCTGCAGCGCACAAGGGATGTCACAGGAATGGATGCCAGCCCTCCATGTCCCTCCACGGGGGCTGGCACCAGCTCTGATGCCATGggggtgggcacagctctgccacaggGGAGCATCAGCAGCCCTGAtgctgcagggaggagggggaatGTGCCAGGGGGATGTGAGgcaccagccctggcactgcagggatggacagagctgGGTTAAACACCAGCCCTGGCatcacagggatggacagagctgGGTTAAACACCAGCCTTGGCaccacagggatggacagagctgggttaaacacagccctggcaccacaGGATGGCTCCAAGGGCCATCACCATCCCTGGTGCCACAGGGAGGGCCACCATCATCCCTGGTGCCAGGGGATGGCTCCAAAAGCCACCACCATCCCTGGTGCTACGAAGATGACTCCAAGGGCCACCACTATCCCTGGTACCACAAGGATGGGTCTGGAGGTCACCACCATCCCTGGTGCCATGGAGATGACCTAGGGGGCCACCATCATCCCTGATGCCATGGGGATTGCCCTGGGGCCACCATCATCCCTGGTGCCACATGAATGGGTCTGGAGGCCACCACCGTCCTGGTGCCACAGGGAGGGCCACCACCTTCCCTGGTGCCATGGGGATGACTCCAAGAGCCACCACCATCCGTGATGCCACTGGAATTCCCTGGGGGTCACCACCATCCCTGGTGCCACAGGGATGACTCCAAGGGCCACCACTATCCCTGGTGCCACAGAGAGGGCCACCACCATCCCTGGTGCCATGGAGATGGGTCTGGGGGCCACCACCATCCCCGGTGCCACAGGCATGGTTCTGGGGGCCATCACCATCTCTGGTGCCACAGGGATGACTCCAAGGCCCACCACCATCCCTGGTGCCACAGGCATGGCCGTGCCTCTGTCCCACCACCTCTTtgacaccagccctgatgcCACAGCACGTCCCACACCAGCCAGCTGCCCTGACACCCCAGGGACGTCTCCCCCCACCACAAGGCTCtccccacccccagccccacctgcttGTTGGCGAAGACGAGGAGGACGGCGTCCCTGAGCTCATCCTCCGCCAGCATCCGCATCAGCTCCTCCCGCGCCTCGTTCACCCGCTCCCGGTCGTTGCTGTCCACCACGAAGATCAGCcctggccagagcagggggCACCAtcagggctgcctgtgctgctccccgAGTCCCCACCACGCTGTCCTCTGAGCCACCTACCCTGGGTGTTCTGGAAGTAATGCCTCCAGAGGGGCCGGATCTTGTCCTGCCCACCCACATCCCACACGGTGAAGCTGATGTTCTTGTATTCCACTGTCTCCACGTTGAACCCTGCGGGGAGAGACAgtgcagggaaactgaggcacggggcAGCCACCAGCCCCTTCAAAGGAGCCCTGGTCACCCCCATTCTGGGCCATGGTGCTGGTTCTGGTCACCCCATTCTGGGATGCTGGCTCTGGTCACCCCATTCTGGGTCCTGGTCCTGCACACCCATCCCACACGGTGAAGCTGATGTTCTTGTACTCCACTGTCTCCACGTTGAACCCTGTGGGGAGCGACActggagggaaactgaggcacggggcAGTCACCAGCCCCTTCAAAGGAGCCCTGGTCACCCCATTCTGGGCCCTGGCTCTGGTCACCCCATTCTGGGGTGCTGGCTCTGGTCACCCCATTCTGGGATGCTGGCTCTGTTCACCCCATTTTGGGATGCTAGCTCTGTTCACCCCATTCTGGGGTGCTGGCTCTGGTCACCCCATTCTGGGCCCTGGCTCTAGTCACCCCCATTCTAGGATGCTGGCTCCGGTCACCCAATTCCGGGGTGCTATGCCATGGTCACCCCATTCTGGCCTCTGGTGCTGCCCACCCACATCCCACAGGGTGAAGCTGATGTTCTTGTACTCCACAGTCTCCATATTGAACCCTGCGAGGAGCAACAGcgcagggaaactgaggcacggggcagccccttCAAAGGAGCCCAGATTGGGAGAGGTCTCTGCTCGGCGTCCCCCCCCTCAAGCCCACCCACCGATGGTGGGGATGGTGGTGACGATCTCGCCCAGTTTGAGCTTGTAGAGGATGGTGGTCTTGCCAGCAGCGTCCAGCCCCACCATGAGGATCCGCATCTCCTTCTTGCCGATCAGGCTCTTCAGCAGGTTCCCGAAGATGTTGCCCATGGTGACGGCGGCGCTGGCTCCGAGGCCGGATCCTGCGGGGGCACGGGGCAGGCTGGGGGAGGCCCTGAAATCTGCAGGGGTGGAGCTGAGGGGTCCCCGGTGCTCGGAGCAGGGGGGGAATCGGGGATCCTCGTGTCCTGGGGGGATGCAGGGTTTGGGGGACCCCATGaaggggggtggggagggggttgTGGACTGTATGGGGGTGTCTGCGTGTGCAGCTCGGGGGATGCTGAGCCGGCCCCCGCTGCACCCTGCAGAaggacagcccagggcgctgcactgagggaaactgaggcagagctgtcccCCCCTCGAGAAGAGCAGAGCCCCCCCGGACCCGACCCAGCCTCCGCACGATGCCCCCATCACCGCAACCTCGCCGGAGGGGGAGGCCCCATCACCCCCCCCCCACCCAGCCCGAACCGCAGCGCGCCCCTTCCCCCGCACCGTGCGCATCCCCCGcgcccccgggaccccccaatTCCCCGCTCCCCCTCTTCACCACCCCCCCATCACAACgcgcccccaaaccccctcctcTCCATCCCGCACTGCGCCGCCCCCCCTTGCGCATcgccccccgcccccgccgcacCGCACCGCATCCCCCCGCGCCGCCCGGTACGACCCCAACCCACCGGGGCTCCGCGCCCCCGCCGCACCGGGCACCCCGGTACTCGCTGCAGCCCCCCCGCGCCGGTGCGGTGCTGACCCCCCCCCCCGGTTATCCCCGCGCACCCCCCGGCGATGCCCGCGCCCCGCACCCCCGAGCGGCGTGCGGCCCCCCGCACctggtgccggtgccggtgccggttccgcccccgccgccgctgACTCTGCACCGCTCCCGCCGCCGGAAGCGGAGGCCCCGAGCGCGCCGATCTCGCGAGAGCGCCCGGTTaaccccccccgccccccctcCCGCCGCCCCGCTCCGCTTCCCGCAACCTCCCCCCCAACACACCGGGACCGGGGGCGCGCGCGGGGAGCGGCGGAGAGGGGGGGGGGGAGCGGGGGGTGCAATGGCGAGAGGCACCGGGCGTTACCATGGCAACGGCTGCAGCAGTGagggggggacactgaggggggggacactgagggggggtccccgtgtgtccccccccccaccccgccATCAGCCCGGTCCTGGCGGCACCGGGACCCGCACCGGGGGGGCTGAGCCGAGTCCGAAGGGGGTACGGGGAGAGCGGGGTCCCGGCTCTTCCGCCCCCGCCGTGAGCACCGGGGACGCAGCGTCCcggtttgggggggtccctgtgcTTCACGGGGGACGAGGATCCCCGCACCGTAACGGGGGgacaggctgagcacccccgcACCGTGCCGGTATGGTCGGTACCGAGGCTGCCCCGGTGTTcgcaggctgggcaggggacggGACGGGGCGCGGGGAACCCGCCGGTGCTTCCCACGTCCGTCTGTCCCCGTTGTCCGCTTGTCCGTCCCTGCTCGGCGCCACGGGACAGAACGGATGCCCCCCGCTCCCAGGCAGGTACCGGGGGAGCCGAGCAGCACCCGGCGCCCCGACGGCTGCGGGAACTGTTCCAGCAGCACCCCAGAACTGGGGGGGATCCCGAGCACCGGGCCGccatgggctgcagcacagaggggatggGGGGAACGGGGGCTCGGGGCAGCGGGCAGCGAGTGCGAGGACCGGAGAGTCCCGGGATGGAGCGGGGGAGGCGAGGGCCGCGGTTGCGCCGCGCCGCTGgtggcacagccccgggcagggcccTCCCAGCCGCGCCCCGGGGCCTCCCCGCGGCCGCTGACCTCAGCCCCGGGAGCCCCGACGGGGCGGAGGCCCGAGGGCGTGGacacggcccggcccggccgggaACCGGGGCGGGGGAGGCGGGAGCGCCGCGCTGGAGCAGACCCCGGCTCGGCCCTGGGTTCCTCCCGGGCCGGGGGAAGGGGTGCGGGTGGGTGCCCGTGCGAGCCCCCCACCCCCGCCGCCGTCCCGGGGCTTTGTCCGTCCTTGAATTAAACTGGAGAGCGGCGGCCCCGGGCCGTGACGGGCCAGCGGGGCTAATCCGGCCCCGCATGACTGGTCCGGGGAAACCGCGGCCGGGGGATTACCCCCCCCGGTTCCCGCCCCAACGGGGGACTCAGCTCAGGGCCCCCGGCCCGTCGGGCCCCGCACTGGGGACTTCACACCCGCCCACAACCGGCCCGGGCGGGGAGTGACGGGGACAGTCGTGTCCCAACCGAGACCGGGCCAGCACCGGCCCTGCGTGCCCGTGGGGCTggttctggccatgggcacgTCCGGCCGCCGCCATCCGAGCACCCCCTGCCCTTCCTTCTGTCCGCCCTCCCTCAATCCCTCCGGTCCATCCCTACCTCCGACACCCGGTACCGGCCCAGACCGGGCTCTCCGGGGCAGCGGGAGCCGTGCGGGGCCGTGCCGCGCCCACGCGGGTTGTACACACCGTTCACGGGGGTCCGGGACAGCCCGAGACAGCCCGGGACAAGCCGGGCTCCAGCGGCTGGAAGAGGCTGTAGCCCCCGTTCCACCGGGCACGGAGTAGGACGGGACAGGGCTCCGTGGGCTCCGGAGGGGCGCCCGGCAGCCTCGACGGTCCCCGTCCCTGGGCACGGCACGTCGCGTCCCCCGGAAAGCCCCAGGACGGTGTCCCCGGCTTTCCCGTGCGCTCTGGGTTGTCACggagctctgcctcccccgtGCGCCCGGGACTGTCCCGGGAGATCCCgtcactgctgtccctgtgcaccCCGGGCTGTGCCGGGACATCCCGGGCTATCCCCGTTCCCCGCTCCCTCCGTGCGCCCGGAGCCGTCCGGGGCCATCCCGGGTGGGCATTTCCTCGCACCGGGAGCTGTCGCGGGCCGGTGCCGGTGCCTGCAGAACGTGTGCGCGGGACGGCGGGGAAGGCGGGGGGCGGCAGCCGGGAGCTCTGGGCACGGGGCCGGGGCGCAGCCACCCCGCCGGGCTAATCCGGGCCGTGACGGACAGCCCcggcgccgccgctcccgccgccccgTAAGAGATGCCGCAGCTCCGCCGCTCCCCATTGTTAGGGCGAGGACGCGGGGAGGCCCCGCGCGGCGGGACCGGCCCACGGGGACCCTCCGCGCCGCCCCTAtaagagggaaggggctggaagaTGCTCCCGGGTGCTGAGCGCTGTGCACCCGCCGCGCCGAGCCGAGTCCAGCCGTGCCGGCTCCCCGGGGAGCTGCCGGTACCGACCACCGGCACCAGCTACCGCGCACGGACCGCCGAGAAACAGCAGCGGTACCGACGCACAGAGTGCCGAGCACCGGCTCCCCAGAAGCGGCATCGCGAACGGAGCCCCCGACGCCGCGCTCCGGGGCCCGGTCGGTGCGCGCTGGGCACCGCACCCCCGACGCCGCGCCCCGGCCACCGGCTGCAGCCcggtggcggcggcggtgccggcccggcccgcccgccCGGCGCTCCCCGCGTCCCCCCGCGGCCGTCCTGATCTCGGAGCCGCCCCGCGCGTCCGGAAACACGCGTGGATGtagcggccgggccgggggctcTGCGGCACCATAAATACCGGGACGGCCGCTCGCCCGCGCACTCTGCCGGGGCTCCCGGGGCCGGAGCCATGCGCGCCGCCGCGCTGGGGCTGGCGCTCCGGGCACTCTGGGCTCTGgccctctcctccctctccaACACGCTGGCAGTGAACAACAGCGGGCGGTGGTGGTGAGTCGGAcagcaccggcaccggcaccggtaCCGGCACCGGGGTGGTGAGGCGGGAGGGCGGGGCTGGCACAGGAACAGCAGGGACTGCCCTGCGCGCAGGAATGGGGCGTgtggggggacacggggctgCGAGCCGCCTTTGGGATCCCTACAGGGGATGCTGCGGTGGCAGCGAGGAACCTGCAGGGCGGCTGAGGTGAGGAGGGAGGCGCTGGGGTCACCATGCCCACCTGTGCCACAGGGGCATCATCAACGTGGCCTCGTCCACCAACCTGCTGACCGACTCCAAGAACGTGCAGCTGGTGCTGgaccccagcctgcagctgctgagccGAAAGCAGCGCAAGCTGATCCGGCAGAACCCCGGCATCCTGCACAGCGTCAGCTCCGGCCTCCAGACCGCCATCAAGGAGTGCAAGTGGCAGTTCCGCAACCGCCGCTGGAACTGCCCCACCTCGCAGGGCCCCAACATCTTCGGCAAAATCGTCAACAGGGGTGAGGCTGGTGGGAGGGGAAGCACGGGGGTCCCCCAGACCTCCTCCATGCACCCCCGAGTTGGGATGCTCATCAAGGCAGCCCTGGTGTCTATGGGGCATCACCAGCTCATTGTGATGGAGGGTTGGGGATGCCAGTGggtgccccctccccatcctGGCAGCACCCTGAGGCCCCGCTCCCTCCACAGGCTGCCGGGAGACAGCGTTCATCTTTGCCATCACCAGCGCTGGCGTCACACACTCGGTGGCCCGGTCGTGCTCGGAGGGGTCCATCGAGTCCTGCACCTGTGACTACCGGCGCCGTGGGCCCGGGGGTCCCGACTGGCACTGGGGGGGCTGCAGTGACAACATCGACTTCGGCCGCCTCTTCGGGAGGGAGTTTGTGGACTCCAGCGAGAAGGGCCGGGACCTGCGTTTCCtcatgaacctgcacaacaacGAGGCCGGGCGCATGGTGAGGGCACCGGGGGCTTGCTGAGGGCACTGGGGTGGGCACAGAGATGAGCACGGCCACCAAAACCTTCTGCCTGTTCCCATGTGTGTgttgggagcagctggagatgggTTTTGTGCTTGTCTTTGGGACAAGTGATGTCTGAGTGATGTGACCCTGCAGAAATGAGGGGTGTAGGAGCACGGTGGTCCCTAGGAGGGGTCCCAGGCTGCTCACAaagccccaaattcccatttccttCCAGGCACAGAGATGAGCACGGCCACCAAAACCTTCAGCCTGTTCCCATGTGTGTgttgggagcagctggagatgggTTTCACACTTATCTTTGCACGAGTGATGTGACCCTGCAGAAATGAGGGGTGTAGGAGCATGGTGGTCCCCAGGGACATCTCAGGCTGCTCACAaagccccaaattcccatttccttCCAGGCACAGAGATGAGCACGGCCACCAAAACCTTCTGCCTGTTCCTATGTGTGTATTGGGAACAGTTGGAGATGGGTTTTGTGCTTGTCTTTGGGATAAATGATGTCTGAGCGATGTGACAGTGAAGAAATGAGGAGTGTAGGAGCATTCCCAGGGGGGTCTCAGGCTGCTCACAAAGCCCCAAATTCCCGTTTCCTTCCAGGCACAAAGATGAGCACAACCACCAAAACCTTCAGCCTGTTCTGGGAACAGTTGGAGATGGGTTTTGTGCTTGTGTTTGGGACAAGTGATGTCTGAGTGATGTGACAGTGCAGAAATGAGGGGTGTAGGAGCACGGTGGTCCCCAGGGGGGTCCCAGGCTGCTCACaaagccccaaattcccctttcCTTCCAGACTGTCTTCTCGGAGATGCGCCAG
This region of Zonotrichia albicollis isolate bZonAlb1 chromosome 33, bZonAlb1.hap1, whole genome shotgun sequence genomic DNA includes:
- the ARF3 gene encoding ADP-ribosylation factor 3 isoform X1 — translated: MGNIFGNLLKSLIGKKEMRILMVGLDAAGKTTILYKLKLGEIVTTIPTIGFNVETVEYKNISFTVWDVGGQDKIRPLWRHYFQNTQGLIFVVDSNDRERVNEAREELMRMLAEDELRDAVLLVFANKQDLPNAMNAAEITDKLGLHSLRHRNWYIQATCATSGDGLYEGLDWLANQLKNKK
- the ARF3 gene encoding ADP-ribosylation factor 3 isoform X2 → MGNIFGNLLKSLIGKKEMRILMVGLDAAGKTTILYKLKLGEIVTTIPTIGFNVETVEYKNISFTVWDVGGQDKIRPLWRHYFQNTQGLIFVVDSNDRERVNEAREELMRMLAEDELRDAVLLVFANKQDLPNAMNAAEITDKLGLHSLRHRNWYIQATCATSGDGLYEGLDWLANQLKNKK
- the WNT1 gene encoding proto-oncogene Wnt-1, with the protein product MRAAALGLALRALWALALSSLSNTLAVNNSGRWWGIINVASSTNLLTDSKNVQLVLDPSLQLLSRKQRKLIRQNPGILHSVSSGLQTAIKECKWQFRNRRWNCPTSQGPNIFGKIVNRGCRETAFIFAITSAGVTHSVARSCSEGSIESCTCDYRRRGPGGPDWHWGGCSDNIDFGRLFGREFVDSSEKGRDLRFLMNLHNNEAGRMTVFSEMRQECKCHGMSGSCTVRTCWMRLPTFRAVGDVLKDRFDGASRVIYGNKGSNRASRVELHHLEPENPAHKPPSPHDLVYFEKSPNFCTYSGKMGTAGTAGRFCNSSSPGLDGCELLCCGRGYRTRTQRVTERCNCTFHWCCHVSCLNCTNTQVLHECL